The proteins below come from a single Carnobacterium viridans genomic window:
- a CDS encoding peptidoglycan recognition protein family protein, translating to MGTVNRLNRDDIVNGKAGKRPGNPKGGVIHNDYGAMTPQQYTPWLITRKNNGQLNLGFAPYYINSSAILRADNTNNKAWHTANNEGNAWYLGYEVVQSYYGIISDKEFIKNEDMTLRQVAEDFHYYGLKPNRDTIRLHSQFSSTSCPHRSWDLHGKSINAVKDYFITKVAKYMSLGKTVEEMLKKRRSI from the coding sequence ATGGGTACTGTAAATAGACTTAATCGCGATGATATCGTAAATGGAAAAGCGGGTAAACGTCCAGGTAACCCAAAAGGAGGAGTTATTCATAATGATTACGGCGCAATGACACCTCAACAGTACACTCCTTGGCTAATTACTCGTAAAAATAACGGACAACTAAATTTAGGGTTTGCCCCATATTATATTAACAGTTCTGCTATATTAAGAGCAGATAATACTAATAATAAAGCTTGGCATACAGCTAACAACGAAGGAAATGCTTGGTATCTAGGGTATGAAGTTGTACAAAGTTACTACGGAATCATTTCTGATAAAGAATTTATTAAAAATGAAGATATGACTTTACGACAAGTAGCAGAAGATTTCCATTACTATGGATTGAAACCAAATCGCGACACAATTCGATTGCATAGCCAATTTTCTTCAACGTCGTGTCCACATCGTTCATGGGATTTGCACGGTAAATCAATAAATGCTGTTAAGGATTACTTTATCACTAAGGTTGCTAAGTATATGTCACTAGGTAAAACA
- a CDS encoding phage holin has protein sequence MDAIQDALFNGMAAVVVALVGWLTTKLVNYLKELGNTEKLANKQYLVDIAVNAAEQIWQNEDGAIKLANARKEAIKLLNENKINITDAELQNLIEASVKAMNDAFNSTKVGVIELKEEGK, from the coding sequence ATGGATGCAATACAAGATGCTTTATTTAATGGAATGGCTGCAGTTGTAGTCGCTTTAGTCGGATGGTTAACTACTAAGCTTGTTAATTATTTAAAAGAGTTAGGAAATACGGAGAAATTAGCAAATAAACAGTATCTAGTAGATATTGCTGTCAACGCTGCTGAACAAATTTGGCAAAATGAAGATGGTGCAATCAAGTTGGCCAACGCTCGAAAAGAAGCAATCAAATTATTAAATGAAAATAAAATAAATATCACAGATGCAGAATTACAAAACTTAATTGAAGCATCCGTAAAAGCTATGAATGATGCATTCAACAGCACCAAAGTTGGAGTAATTGAATTGAAAGAGGAGGGAAAATAA